From the Kitasatospora atroaurantiaca genome, the window GGGCCCTGAGCACCGGCAGAACTGATCGAGCTTCCCGGTAGGCAGCCGCTATCGCATCGCTTTGAATTTCCGTCACCCCCGTTGACTAAATTCCATGGAACAAGTGTGGCTGAGCCTCGGTTACAGCTGCTGCTCCTGCTCTCGTCCCCGAACTACTGGAACCGTCGTCCTCACGTGGATTACCTGCCCGGACGTGAAGTTCACTCGGTGCCCCTCGAACTACCCAAGGTCAAAAGAGTGTGCCGTCGGCCGCCAGCAGACCTCGGACCGCACCCCGCCAGCTGACGCTCCTGAGTGTTGGCTGAGGCAGTGACAACCTCCATCACGCCATCCAATGACAGACCTTGACTGTATGTCAACTATTTTCTGGTGAGTCCGCACAGGCGTGTGAGCGGCAACTAGGGGCGCTCCACGCGCAATCCGATTGGCCGGCACCGAGACCGCGTTTGAGATCTCACTTGATCATGATCCAGCCGTGCAAGCCGCAGACTCAACCAGCTTCCTGATCAGTGGTTTTACCCTGCGGCCCGTCCGGCCAGCCAGGGCTGAACTCCCTGGTCGGGCAGACCTCAAACGTGATCTGAGGGATGGCACGTCCGCCGCCCCTGGATAGAACTCCCCTCCGGTCGCAACCAGCACTCCAAGCGCCTCTACATTGCCCCAAACCCCCCAATAGGCGACATATTCGGCTCAAGCGATCTTCCATCTAGCCCTGGGGTGAGCTGGACCGATGAGTGACGGTTTGGATTTGATTGTCCGATTCTCATCGGTCCTGCAACGGCCTTGCAGGCAAGCGAATCGTGTGCCTAAGATCGCATGCATGCTGCCGGAGAGGCGAATTGGGGCATCTGATAGGGGTCAGAAACCGAGCCTCTCGTCGTGACGGCCAGCATTCGACTGACGCGGAGAGGCGGAGCCCCATTCGCTTCCCCTGAACCTGTGATCCGCTAATAGCCCTTGCTACTAATTACTCTGATTATGCGTCGAGGTTCCTCGCGTCGCTTGACCCTCGTTCTTTCGCATCATCAATGTGATCATCGGCGCTCAGGGTGAACATGCAGCCGAATTTTCCGTCAGAGCTGCGGAGATTCAATTTCACGAGAGGGTGTAGTGATGCCTGAGTCGCTATTCAAGCAGGGGGCCTCCGCTTCGGCTCCGAATAGTTCTTCGATGCTCGACGAATGCCGCGACGAGCTCATCGCCTCGTTATCGAAGTACTCCGAGCATGGGCCGGTGACCGGTTCCACTTGCTACGTATGGCCGTCCTCGGAGTGCCCGGTCGGCTGTGGGCACTGCAACTATGCGGCCCCAATGTCCCTAAACCGGTTGACCAGATACAGCGTTGCCCGGGATCCGGGGCCTGTGCTCCGACTTATGAACGGCATGGGTCTCTGGAAGGCGGTGCTGTCCGGCGGCGGGGAGCCGATGGTCGAGCCCGAATTCTGCGAGAGGTTCGTCAACGAGATCGACTCGCCGAATCTCGAAGAGATCGAGCTCATCACCAGCGCGCACTTTGCGGCGGACGAAGACGAGACACGTCGGCGTGTGCGCAGCCTGGTCGACGCATGGCGTACTCGTCCCTCGAATCTGGCGCAGGCCAACTTTACTATCCGCATCAGCCTGGACTGGTTCCACGCTCAGCGCATCGGCGTCGAGCCTGCCGCACGAGTCATCCGGCTGCTGGGAGAGGAGGGCCTTCAGGATGTGGGCTGCTATGTCCGATCGGTTCTGCTCGACGGCGACACGACGACTGAGAAGCTCGCCAAGTCTCTAGGCGGGCAGCTCACAGAGATGGACGACTATCAGCGGAAGATCCTCCTCCCGGATGGTCGCACCATTCTTGTGTACTTCAAGAACCTGATCGTCGAAGGCCGAATGAACCAGCGCAAGCTCTCTCGCTTGCCGATCAGCCTGCCCGAGCAGTCTCGGGCCGACGTGTTCGGAAAGCGGTTCGAGAGCAGCCAGGGAAAGAATGTCCCGGCGCGAACCTACAACGGTCCGCAGGTCCGTCACCTTGAGGGGCTCGCATGCCTGATTGAGGACGACGGCAAGGTTCGAATTCTGGAGGGGAACGACCCTCACCGAAGCCCCAACGTCCGTCAGACGGACGGCTGGTCAGAGGCGATCGAGTACCTCTACGCGGATCCGATCACCGTCTATCTTGTCGACAATGGCCCGCAGGACCTGGCGAAGCTGATGGCTGACGCGTTCCCCGACTCGGTCCGAATGGCCGCCGACACCAACCAGCTCTACCACCTGACCGAGCTTCTGCTAGCGGATCCGGATCGCCGGCTGTACGCGACCCTGCGCACCCTGGAGCTGCACGTGGCTGAAGGACGGGTCACCGCTGACCAGCAAGTGGTTGATCGGGCCTGGGCGTTGTTCTCGGAGCACGCCAAGCGCGACACAGACGCAGCTGAGCGGGGCTGATGTGCCGGACGACACCCCTCCAAAGGTCGTACTGGTGACCGGTCCTCCTGGCGCCGGAAAGTCGACCGCGCTCCTCGCGCTCGACCGGCAAGACCCGGATCTGACCCGATTCGGAGTGCGGGACTACGGACTTCAGCTGGCCGCGACCGGTCATCCCCTCGGGCTCGAAATGCGCGAAACCCTCTTGCGTCAGGAGCTGTTGTCCAACGAGCTCGTGTTGCTGGAGTTCATGCACTTCCTCGACAACCTGCCGACAGGTGTTCAGGTCGTCGTAGTGGAAGGCTACCCACGAGACCTCCAGCAGTGCGAGGATCTGTTGCGCGCTGTGGCGGGCCGGGGGATTCATGTCACCGGCTTCGTTGTCGTGAACGTCCCAGACGACGTGGCACGTGAGCGTGTTGCGAACCGCCAGCTCTGCACGACCTGCGGGGGGACGACCGACGATCCGACAGCGGCTTCCTGCCCGGACTGCGGAGGAGGCCTCATAAGGCGGCGGGATGACGACACGTCCAAATTCGAGTTGCGCTTGGCGGATTACCACGTCGTGAGCGGTAAGCTCCGCGCCTATTTTGCCGAACGGGAGCTGCTGCGCGAGGTCGACGGCACGCGGCCCTCTCACGAGGTCCGCGAGTCCCTCAGCCAAGTGCTGTCTGCCGAGCACGACACGGAACTGGCTGACGTCAACCGATGATCTGGGTGATCTGGAGGACAGACCGATGGGTTCAAGTACGGACATGATGACCTTAAGGAAATCCGCGCTTGACAAGCTTGCGGACACACATCCCTCAAACCGGGAGCCGCTTGCCGGCTTGGAGGTCAAGCTCGGCGACTACCTGTCGGCTCCGATCCGGCCGAACGAGATCCCACCAGCTCTGGCCCGTGCCGTGTCGGATCTCCTCATCAGGGATGACGACCAGATCGGCCCGGGCGCCGCCCTGGTGACCGGGCTGCTGGAGTTCTTCGAGCTGGAGCGGGCCCGGTCCTTCCACCAGGCGCTCTTCTCGGCCGTCTGGGAGGTCTTCCGCCAGCGGACCGTCGATGGAGATCCCGAGAAAGACTTCCGACTCAAGACGGGAACCATCTCGGACGGCGCCATCCCGATCGAGCTCTACGGCAGCAGCTGGAGCTTCAAAGCATTCCATATCGACCGCGATGCGCTGCTCTTCTCCCACCTGTACGGGCCGGTCGTCGGCTTCACCGGCGGCGAGCTGCATCTGATCGACATCCGCCCGTACATGGGCCGACACTCACTGCGGTTCGACGACGTCTTCGAGTGGTCCGATGAGCCGACGGACGGCTGCAAGCCTGTTCTCCGCTCAGAACACACCCAATCTGCGCTGGCCGAATACGGGAGGACCACCGGATCCATGGGGCCCGATCAGATCGTGTTCGTGAACAACCTTCCCGATACTGGGGTACTTCATGGGGCGACACCGGTCGTGGTGACAGACCCGGAGAGCTTCATCCGGGAGTACCACCGCTGCAGCGTAAAGGACCTTCGACTGTGCTGAGCAGCTTCCCTGGACGACGGACCGCGATCATCGCCACGCTCGGCCCGGTGAGCGAGACACGGTCCTGCCTTGACCGCCTGGTGCAGGCAGGCGTGGATGTCATCCGCCTGAGCATGAGCAACGGCAGCCGTGAGCAGCACGAGGCCTCAGTCCGGAACGTTCGTGAGATCGCGGCGAACGTCGGCCGGCCAGTGCTTGTCCTTGCGGACCTTCAAGCGAGAAAGAACCGACTGGGTGCGTTGCCGGACGGCCGGGCGGAGTGGGCGCCCGGAGAGGTAGTGGTGCTCTCGAGCAAGCCGACCGACGTAACGTCGCACCGCACCTGGACCACGTATCCGTGGCTGCCGGACCGTCTACTCCCAGGCGCTGAGGTCCTGATCGACGACGGCGCTATCGTCCTGACCATCACCGACGCGAGCGCCACCGAGCTGCACTGTGTGGTCGTCCAGGGCGGCTCCGTCACAGCCGGGCGCGGGGTCTCAATCCCTGGGGCTACGACCGTGCCCCCAGGGCTCACTGACAGGGACGCCGATGACCTGCTATTCGCGCGCGCCCTTGGCGTTGACCTGGTCGCACTCTCCTTCGCCTGCTCGGCTGCCGACTACCACGAGGTGCACTCCCTCGCTCCCGACCAGCTCGTTATCGGCAAGGTCGAGCATCCCGACGCCCTCGCCTCTCTCCCCGCGATGGCCGAAGCGTTCGACGGGCTGATGGTCGCGCGTGGCGACCTGGCTGTCGAAATTCCGTTCGAGAACGTCCCGATGGCGCAGAAGCAGATCGTTGCGGAATGTGTCAGCAAGGGAAAGTCATCCATCGTCGCGACCCAACTGCTGCACTCGATGCGCCAGAGCGCACTGCCCACCCGGGCCGAGGTGTCGGACATCGCCAACGCGGTCCTCGATGGCGCGAGCGCACTCATGGTGACTGGTGAGACGGGATTCGGCCTTCACCCAGTCCGCGTGGTGGAGGTCCTGCACCGGGTCATCGTCCGGGCTGAGCGCTA encodes:
- a CDS encoding adenylate kinase family protein, with product MPDDTPPKVVLVTGPPGAGKSTALLALDRQDPDLTRFGVRDYGLQLAATGHPLGLEMRETLLRQELLSNELVLLEFMHFLDNLPTGVQVVVVEGYPRDLQQCEDLLRAVAGRGIHVTGFVVVNVPDDVARERVANRQLCTTCGGTTDDPTAASCPDCGGGLIRRRDDDTSKFELRLADYHVVSGKLRAYFAERELLREVDGTRPSHEVRESLSQVLSAEHDTELADVNR
- the pyk gene encoding pyruvate kinase, with product MLSSFPGRRTAIIATLGPVSETRSCLDRLVQAGVDVIRLSMSNGSREQHEASVRNVREIAANVGRPVLVLADLQARKNRLGALPDGRAEWAPGEVVVLSSKPTDVTSHRTWTTYPWLPDRLLPGAEVLIDDGAIVLTITDASATELHCVVVQGGSVTAGRGVSIPGATTVPPGLTDRDADDLLFARALGVDLVALSFACSAADYHEVHSLAPDQLVIGKVEHPDALASLPAMAEAFDGLMVARGDLAVEIPFENVPMAQKQIVAECVSKGKSSIVATQLLHSMRQSALPTRAEVSDIANAVLDGASALMVTGETGFGLHPVRVVEVLHRVIVRAERYQDETTGTPVRATETSPRYRQTNGAADV